From Brachionichthys hirsutus isolate HB-005 chromosome 16, CSIRO-AGI_Bhir_v1, whole genome shotgun sequence, a single genomic window includes:
- the ndufab1b gene encoding NADH:ubiquinone oxidoreductase subunit AB1b — MAARVLQQCVRFLARPSLRPSSRNLAARAFAPSGSAALRPISSAAASRKTRWLGQSPIPSVGPLCRHYGDLPPLTIDGITERVMYVLKLYDKVNPDELKKTSHFMKDLSLDSLDQVEIIMAMEDEFGFEIPDAEAEKLMTPVDIAQYIANKKDVYE; from the exons ATGGCGGCTCGTGTCTTGCAGCAGTGTGTCCGCTTTCTCGCCCGGCCCTCGCTGAGGCCTTCCTCCCGTAACCTGGCAGCCAGAGCCTTTGCTCCCTCGGGATCAGCTGCTCTCCGACCCATCTCTTCTGCCGCAGCCAGCAGGAAGACGCGGTGGCTCGGTCAAAGCCCG ATTCCCTCGGTGGGGCCGCTGTGCCGACACTATGGGGacctcccccccctcaccataGACGGCATAACAGAGCGCGTCATGTATGTTCTTAAGCTCTACGACAAGGTCAACCCCGACGAG CTGAAGAAAACCTCCCACTTCATGAAAGACCTCAGCCTGGACAGTTTGGACCAGGTCGAGATCATCATGGCCATGGAGGATGAGTTTG GCTTCGAGATCCCTGATGCAGAAGCGGAGAAGCTGATGACGCCTGTCGACATCGCACAATATATTGCAAACAAGAAAGACGTCTACGAATAA
- the dctn5 gene encoding dynactin subunit 5 encodes MELSEILYNKAEYIETASGNKVSRQSVLCGSQNIVLNGKTIVMNDCIIRGDLANVRVGRHCVVKSRSVIRPPFKKFSKGVAFFPLHIGDHVFIEEDCVVNAAQIGSYVHIGNNCVIGRRCVLKDCCKILDNTVLPPETVVPPFTVFSGCPGLFSGELPECTQDIMIDVTKSYYQKFLPLSQI; translated from the exons ATGGAGTTATCTGAAATATTGTATAACAAAGCGGAGTACATTGAGACG GCTTCCGGCAACAAAGTGAGCAGACAGTCGGTGCTCTGTGGGAGTCAGAACATCGTCCTCAATGGCAAA actaTTGTCATGAATGACTGCATTATCAGAGGCGACCTGGCTAATGTCCGGGTGGGCAGACATTGTGTGGTGAAGAGCAGGAGCGTCATTCGACCACCTTTCAAAAAGTTCAGCAAAGG ggtGGCGTTCTTCCCACTGCACATTGGAGACCATGTCTTTATCGAGGAGGACTGTGTGGTCAATGCGGCACAGATCGGTTCCTATGTCCACATTGGCAACAACTGTGTTATT GGTCGTCGCTGCGTGCTAAAAGACTGCTGCAAGATCCTGGACAACACCGTGCTCCCCCCGGAGACCGTGGTGCCTCCGTTTACCGTCTTTTCTGGATGCCCAG GTCTGTTTTCGGGAGAGCTCCCAGAGTGCACACAGGACATAATGATCGACGTAACCAAGAGCTACTACCAGAAGTTCCTGCCTCTCAGCCAAATCTga
- the hapstr1a gene encoding HUWE1-associated protein modifying stress responses 1 — translation MEEKKEDGDSEIQEHGPEHWFSKWERQCLAEAEQREPSEEEADNDQDKLWHLFQNSATAVAQLYKDRVCHQQGLSLWVPFQNSATAVTNLYKESAEAHQRSFDRGIQIGHQRRNKDMLAWVKKRRRTIRREDLISFLCGKAPPHRSSRASTRLAMVAPSRANSPAETGSSVEADLQPFREAIALHGLSGAMASISVRSGAPGSPTHVSGSSSNVGGGGGSSSSGPVCRSRRNGLQDVDLNTFISEEMALHLDSTGSASAGGGGTRKRNSTQCSDVITDSPTHKRNRMI, via the exons atggaggagaagaaggaagacGGAGACTCGGAGATACAGGAACATGGACCCGAGCACTGGTTCTCAAAATGGGAGCGGCAGTGTTTGGCCGAAGCGGAGCAAAGGGAGCCgagcgaggaggaggccgaCAACGACCAGGATAAACTGTGGCATCTCTTCCAGAACTCTGCCACTGCTGTGGCACAGCTATACAAAG ACAGAGTGTGTCATCAGCAGGGTTTGTCCCTGTGGGTGCCATTTCAGAACTCGGCCACAGCCGTTACCAACCTCTACAAAG AGAGCGCCGAGGCCCACCAGAGAAGCTTCGATCGGGGCATTCAGATCGGCCACCAGCGCCGTAACAAG GATATGTTGGCCTGGGTGAAAAAGCGCCGGAGAACAATCCGTAGAGAAGATCTTATCAGCTTTCTATGTGGCAAAGCCCCGCCACACAGGAGCAGTAGGGCTAGCACGCGACTAGCCATGGTGGCCCCGAGCCGGGCTAACTCACCAGCGGAGACTGGCTCATCTGTGGAAGCAGACCTTCAGCCCTTCAGGGAGGCTATAGCACTTCATG GTCTGAGCGGCGCCATGGCCAGTATCAGCGTCCGATCTGGTGCTCCGGGGTCTCCCACTCACGTCAGTGGGAGCAGCAGCAACGTAGGAGGTGGAGGCGGCTCTTCTAGCTCGGGTCCGGTGTGCCGCAGCAGGCGAAACGGACTTCAAGATGTGGACCTGAACACTTTCATCTCAGAGGAGATGGCACTGCATCTGGACTCCACAGGCTCCGCCTCAGCTGGAGGGGGAGGAACCAGGAAACGAAACTCCACCCAGTGTAGTGACGTcatcacagactcccctacgcACAAACGCAACAGGATGATCTGA
- the usp7 gene encoding ubiquitin carboxyl-terminal hydrolase 7 has product MNHHHHTQQQQQQKAGEQQLSEPEDMEMEAGDTDDPPRIPTNPVINGNMAIADGHNNTEEDMEDDTSWRSEATFRFVVERFSRLSESVLSPSCFVRNLPWKIMVMPRFYPDRPHQKSVGFFLQCNAESESTSWSCHAQAMLKIINYKDDEKSFSRRISHLFFHKENDWGFSNFMSWSDVTDPERGFVDDDKVTFEVYVQADAPHGVAWDSKKHTGYVGLKNQGATCYMNSLLQTLFFTNQLRRAVYMMPTEGDDSSKSVPLALQRVFYELQHSDKPVGTKKLTKSFGWETLDSFMQHDVQELCRVLLDNVENKMKGTCVEGTIPKLFRGKMVSYIQCKHVDYRSERIEDYYDIQLSIKGKKNIFDSFKDYVATEQLDGDNKYDAGEHGLQEAEKGVKFLTFPPILHLQLMRFMYDPQTDQNIKINDRFEFPDQLPLDEFLQKPDSKDPANYILHAVLVHSGDNHGGHYVVYLNPKGDGKVSVKEPIWCKFDDDVVSRCTKEEAIEHNYGGHDDDLSVRHCTNAYMLVYIRESKLSEVLQPMTDVDIPQQLVERLQEEKRVEAQKRKERQEAHLYMQVQMVTEDQFCGHQGNDMYDEEKVKYTVFKVLKSSTLQEFVQNLSQTMGFPQDQMRLWPMQARSNGTKRPAMLDYEADCSKSMIDLSDNENPWTIFLETVDPELAASGATLPKFDKDHDVMLFLKMYDPKTRSLNYCGHIYTPISCKIRDLLPVMCERAGFQQETSLILYEEVKPNLTERIQDYDVSLDKALDELMDGDIIVFQKDDPENDSSELPTAKDYFRDLYHRVDVIFCDKTIHNDPGFVVTLSNRMNYFQVAKTVAQRLNTDPMLLQFFKSQGYRDGPGNPLRHNYEGTLRDLLQFFKPRQPKKLYYQQLKMKITDFENRRSFKSIWLNSQFREEEITLYPDKHGCVRDLLEECKKAVELSEKGSEKLRLLEIVSYKIIGVHQEDELLECLSPAASRTFRIEEIPVDQVDLDKDSEMLIPVAHFHKEVFGTFGTPFLLKIRQGEPFREVMRRIQTMLEIQEKEFEKFKFAIVMMGRHQYITEDEYEVNLKDFEPQPGNMSHPRPWLGLDHFNKAPKRGRYTYLEKAIKIHN; this is encoded by the exons ATGAACCACCATCAccacacgcagcagcagcagcaacagaaagccGGCGAGCAGCAACTCAGCGAGCCGGAGGACATGGAGATGGAAG CTGGGGATACAGACGACCCTCCAAGAATTCCCACCAACCCAGTGATTAACGGGAACATGGCCATAGCAGATGGGcacaacaacacagaggaggacATGGAAGATG ACACCAGTTGGCGGTCAGAGGCGACTTTCCGCTTTGTAGTTGAGCGCTTCAGCCGCTTGAGCGAGTCGGTGCTCAGCCCGTCCTGCTTTGTTCGAAATCTTCCATGGAAGATTATGGTGATGCCACGCTTCTATCCAGACCGGCCACATCAAAAGAGCGTGGGCTTCTTTCTACAGTGTAACGCAGAGTCCGAGTCAAC GTCATGGTCCTGCCATGCACAGGCCATGCTGAAGATCATCAACTACAAAGACGATGAGAAGTCCTTCAGCCGCAGGATCAGTCACCTGTTCTTCCACAAAGAGAATGACTGGGGTTTTTCCAACTTCATGTCCTGGAGT GATGTGACTGATCCAGAGCGGGGCTTCGTTGATGATGACAAAGTCACCTTTGAAGTCTACGTCCAGGCGGACGCACCACATGGAGTGGC ATGGGACTCAAAGAAACATACAGGTTATGTTGGACTGAAGAATCAGGGAGCTACCTGCTATATGAATAGCCTGCTACAGACCCTCTTCTTCACCAACCAGCTACGGCGT GCGGTGTACATGATGCCCACAGAGGGAGACGACTCATCTAAGAGTGTTCCTCTGGCACTGCAGAGGGTTTTCTATGAGCTGCAACACAGCGACAAACCTGTCGGCACCAAGAAACTCACCAAGTCCTTCGG ATGGGAGACACTGGATAGCTTCATGCAACATGATGTCCAGGAGCTGTGCAGAGTG CTTCTGGACAAtgtggaaaacaaaatgaaaggcACATGTGTTGAGGGAACAATCCCCAAACTCTTCAGAGGAAAGATGGTG TCATACATCCAGTGTAAACATGTCGACTACCGGTCAGAGCGGATAGAGGACTACTATGACATCCAGCTTAGTATTAAAGGAAAGAAGAACA TCTTTGACTCATTCAAAGATTACGTTGCAACTGAACAGTTAGATGGAGACAACAAATACGACGCAGGAGAGCATGGCTTACAG gAAGCAGAAAAGGGTGTGAAGTTCCTTACCTTCCCTCCAATCCTCCATCTGCAGCTGATGCGCTTTATGTATGACCCACAGACTGACCAAAACATCAAGATAAACGACAG GTTTGAGTTTCCAGATCAGCTGCCCCTGGATGAGTTTCTGCAGAAGCCAGACTCCAAGGACCCAGCCAACTACATCCTGCACGCAGTACTGGTGCACAGCGGGGACAACCATGGCGGTCACTACGTCGTCTATCTTAACCCAAAAGGAGACGGCAAAGTCAGTGTCAAGGAACCAATA TGGTGTaagtttgatgatgatgtggtGTCGCGGTGCACCAAGGAGGAGGCCATAGAGCACAACTACGGCGGGCATGATGACGACCTCTCGGTGCGCCACTGCACCAATGCATACATGTTGGTCTACATCCGCGAGTCTAAGCTCA GTGAGGTACTCCAACCGATGACTGATGTGGACATCCCCCAGCAGCTGGTGGAGCGTTTGCAGGAGGAAAAACGGGTGGAGGCACAGAAGAGAAAGGAGCGTCAAGAGGCTCACCTGTACATGCAGGTCCAG ATGGTGACGGAGGATCAGTTCTGTGGTCACCAAGGCAATGACATGTACGACGAGGAGAAGGTGAAGTACACGGTCTTCAAAGTCCTGAAGAGTTCTACGCTGCAAGAGTTCGTGCAGAACCTCTCCCAGACCATG GGCTTCCCACAGGACCAGATGAGGCTGTGGCCCATGCAGGCCCGGAGCAACGGAACCAAGCGACCCGCCATGCTCGACTACGAAGCAGACTGCAGCAAGTCG ATGATTGACTTGAGTGACAATGAGAACCCCTGGACAATATTCCTGGAGACGGTGGATCCAGAGTTGGCAGCCAGCGGGGCCACGTTACCCAAGTTTGACAAAGACC atgatgTCATGTTATTCTTGAAGATGTACGACCCCAAAACCAGGAGCTTAAATTATTGTGGACATATCTACACACCTATATCCTGCAAAATAA GAGACCTTCTGCCAGTCATGTGTGAAAGAGCAGGGTTTCAGCAGGAAACTAGCCTTATCCTCTATGAG GAAGTAAAGCCCAATCTAACCGAGCGGATTCAGGACTATGACGTCTCTCTAGACAAGGCCCTGGATGAGCTCATGGACGGGGACATCATTGTCTTCCAGAA GGACGACCCAGAAAACGATAGCAGTGAGCTGCCGACAGCCAAGGACTATTTTCGGGATCTCTACCACCGTGTGGATGTCATTTTCTGTGACAAAACCATTCACAATGACCCAGGCTTCGTGGTCACGCTCTCCAACCGCATGAATTATTTTCAG gtgGCCAAGACGGTAGCGCAGAGGTTGAACACGGATCCCATGCTGCTGCAGTTCTTCAAGTCACAGGG GTACAGGGACGGTCCAGGGAATCCTCTCAGACACAACTATGAGGGAACCCTGCGGGACCTGCTGCAGTTCTTCAAACCACGGCAGCCCAAGAAGCTGTACTACCAGCAG TTAAAGATGAAGATAACAGATTTTGAGAACAGGAGGAGTTTTAAATCCATATGGCTGAACAGCCAGTTCAGAGAGGAG GAGATCACCCTCTACCCTGACAAGCATGGCTGCGTGCGAGACCTGTTGGAAGAATGTAAAAAGGCGGTCGAGCTCTCCGAAAAAGGCTCAGAGAAACTTCG ACTCTTAGAGATAGTAAGCTATAAAATAATCGGGGTTCACCAGGAGGACGAGCTGCTAGAATGTTTATCTCCGGCTGCCAGCCGCACCTTCAGAATAGAG GAAATTCCTGTGGACCAGGTGGACTTGGACAAGGATAGTGAAATGCTAATCCCTGTTGCTCACTTCCACAAGGAAGTATTCGGCACCTTTGGCACCCCTTTCTTGCTCAAGatcagacag GGTGAGCCATTTCGGGAAGTGATGAGGAGGATCCAGACCATGTTGGAAATTCAGGAGAAGGAATTTGAGAAG TTCAAGTTTGCGATTGTGATGATGGGTCGACATCAGTACATCACTGAAGACGAGTATGAGGTCAACCTGAAGGACTTTGAACCGCAGCCAG gtAACATGTCCCACCCGCGCCCGTGGCTTGGCTTGGATCACTTCAACAAGGCTCCAAAGAGAGGTCGCTACACCTACCTGGAGAAAGCAATCAAGATTCACAACTGA